One Micromonospora craniellae genomic region harbors:
- a CDS encoding Lrp/AsnC family transcriptional regulator — protein sequence MLDEVDRRILDELTRDGRISIRTLAERVHVSRTNAYARMERLLRDGVVTGFAARVAPEPAGLGTSAYIALTIQQNTWREVSAELSRVRYVEHVALLSGEHDVLALVRAPDNATLRDVVLDRVQRIAGVLSTRSWLVFEEYDGVRSPWA from the coding sequence ATGTTGGACGAGGTAGACCGCCGCATCCTCGACGAGCTGACCCGGGACGGGCGGATCTCCATCCGTACGTTGGCGGAACGGGTGCACGTGTCGCGCACCAACGCGTACGCGCGGATGGAACGGTTGCTGCGCGACGGGGTGGTCACCGGGTTCGCCGCGCGGGTCGCGCCGGAGCCGGCCGGGCTGGGCACCTCGGCGTACATCGCCCTGACCATCCAGCAGAACACCTGGCGGGAGGTGTCGGCGGAGCTGTCCCGGGTGCGCTACGTCGAGCACGTGGCGCTGCTCAGCGGCGAACACGACGTACTCGCCCTGGTCCGGGCGCCGGACAACGCCACCCTGCGGGACGTGGTGCTGGACCGGGTCCAGCGCATCGCCGGAGTGCTGTCCACCCGGAGCTGGCTGGTCTTCGAGGAGTACGACGGTGTCCGCAGCCCGTGGGCCTGA
- the pdhA gene encoding pyruvate dehydrogenase (acetyl-transferring) E1 component subunit alpha: MTTTPQAARRATPRKRRSATPTAPDPAAGLLPQADPVRLLNPEGTLLPSRADYLEPPVETLREMYRRMVVGRRFDAQATALTKQGRLAVYPSSRGQEACQVGGVLALRDDDWVFPTYRESMALTARGIDPVEVLTLLRGDWHCGYDPAARRTAPQCTPLATQCVHAAGLAYGETYQGRDTVALVYIGDGATSEGDFHEGINFAAVFKAPVVYFVQNNRYAISVPLSRQTAAPTLAYKGVGYGVPSEQVDGNDPVAVLAVLAKAVAHARAGKGPFLVEAHTYRMEPHTNADDATRYRDVGEVEAWRDRDPVARLEAYLRSREVLDDDAVAAIAQEAEEYAARLRERMNAQPTVDPLTLFDHVYAQPTPQLVEQRDQVRAELAAQEEDA; encoded by the coding sequence GTGACGACCACCCCTCAGGCGGCCCGCAGGGCAACCCCGCGGAAGCGCCGCTCGGCCACCCCGACCGCGCCCGACCCGGCGGCCGGCCTGCTGCCCCAGGCCGACCCGGTCCGGTTGCTGAACCCGGAGGGCACCCTGCTGCCGTCCCGGGCCGACTATCTCGAGCCACCCGTGGAGACGCTGCGCGAGATGTACCGGCGGATGGTCGTCGGCCGCCGGTTCGACGCGCAGGCCACCGCGCTGACCAAGCAGGGCCGCCTCGCGGTCTACCCGTCCTCCCGAGGTCAGGAGGCGTGCCAGGTCGGCGGGGTCCTCGCGCTGCGCGACGACGACTGGGTTTTCCCGACCTACCGCGAGTCGATGGCGCTGACCGCCCGGGGCATCGACCCGGTCGAGGTGCTCACCCTGCTGCGCGGCGACTGGCACTGCGGGTACGACCCCGCCGCGCGGCGGACCGCCCCGCAGTGCACCCCGCTCGCCACCCAGTGCGTGCACGCCGCCGGGCTGGCCTACGGCGAGACGTACCAGGGGCGCGACACGGTGGCGCTGGTCTACATCGGCGACGGCGCGACCAGCGAGGGTGACTTCCACGAGGGGATCAACTTCGCCGCCGTGTTCAAGGCCCCGGTCGTCTACTTCGTGCAGAACAACCGGTACGCGATCAGCGTGCCGCTGTCCCGGCAGACCGCCGCCCCCACGCTGGCCTACAAGGGCGTCGGCTACGGCGTGCCCAGCGAGCAGGTCGACGGCAACGATCCGGTGGCCGTGCTCGCCGTGCTGGCGAAGGCGGTGGCGCACGCCCGCGCCGGCAAGGGGCCGTTCCTGGTCGAGGCGCACACCTACCGGATGGAACCGCACACCAACGCCGACGACGCGACGCGCTACCGGGACGTCGGCGAGGTGGAGGCGTGGCGGGACCGCGACCCGGTGGCCCGGCTGGAGGCGTACCTGCGTTCCCGCGAGGTCCTCGACGACGACGCCGTCGCCGCGATCGCCCAGGAGGCCGAGGAGTACGCCGCGCGGCTGCGCGAGCGGATGAACGCCCAGCCCACCGTCGACCCGCTCACCCTCTTCGACCACGTCTACGCGCAGCCCACCCCGCAACTCGTCGAACAGCGCGACCAGGTCCGCGCCGAGCTCGCCGCCCAGGAGGAGGACGCCTGA